The genomic DNA AGTAATCAAAGGCAATCTATCCCAAGTTCCCCAAACATAATGGAGATACAACTGCGTGAAATTTTCTCTCATATTTATTACAAGATACTAAATTTCTCTTCAACCCGCGCAGGCGGGTTTTGTTTGTGTAGCCGCGATTTCAATCGCCGAGGTATTGATTTGCCTGCGATGATATCGCAACGATGATATCCTAATGATAATACCCCAGCGATCGTATCCCAATTTAGAAATCGGGCGATCGTAATTTCGGTGATTAGAAATCGGGCGATTGGAAATCGGGCGATTGGAAATCGGGCGATTGGAAATCGGGCGATCGTAATTTCGGCGATCGTAATTTCGGCGATTGGAAATCGCGGCTACACAAACAAAGTCCGCCTTCGCGGACTAGGATCGTAATCGGTACGTAGTTTTAAATCCAACCGTGACAAATATTAAACCTCGATCGGGATATACACTACCAGTTTTTGCCTGTGCTGCTGCACTGGCTGCGCTGCGCTATTTGCATAAAGATATTTCATCCGTCGATACCGTATCAGTAGATTTAATTGAACCTGCGATCGCAGCAGAAATTCCCGTAGAGCAGGTAGCATTTCTCAAACCAGGCACGGCTTTGGCTGTCACTCGCTCCGATCCGGGAGATAATCTCGATCTCACTCGCAATACTCCCGTTTGGGCGATGGTGGAATTGGCAACTGGGGAAGAGGAGATAATTATTGTGGGCGGTGAGGGGATAGGTTATCGCCAAGAAGGGGGAGAGGCGGCGATTTACAGCTATGCTCGGCAATTATTGCAGGAAAATTTAAGGCGATCGCTACAACCCGGAGAAAAAATTACTGTTACTATTATTCTCCCCGAAGGTCGCCAATTGGCTGCACGTACCTCTAACGAAGCTTTCGGCGTTGTGGAAGGACTTTCTCTGCTCGGTACTACGGGCATTTCTCAACCGCTGAGTGCTCCTGGTCAATTAGATGATTTTCGCTCAGAATTGCAGAAAAAAGCCGATCTCTTTGATTCTTTAGTCTTCTGTATTGGCGAAAACGGCTTAGACTTAGCGACTCAATTAGGTGTTAACCCAGAAAGATTAGTAAAAACGGCTAACTGGTTGGGCCCAATGCTTGTAGAGGCTGGAGTGCAAGGCTTAAAGTCAGTTTTGCTATTTGGTTATCACGGTAAATTGATGAAATTGGCGGGGGGAATTTTTCACACTCACCATCATCTTGCTGATGGGCGGCGAGAAATACTTACGGCTTATTGTGTAAATTCGGGACTACCGGCTGCGGTTTGTACAGAAATTTTTGCTTGCGTTACAGCGGAAGATGGACTGCAAAAATTGCGAACTTTGGATGAGAATACGGGCAGTAATTGGGTAGAGCGGGTTTACGGTGCGATCGCCTCTCAAATTGACCAAAGATCCTCAGACTATATCTTCACTCACTGCCAGCGTCATCTTACCATTGGTTCGGTACTTTTCGGTCGCGATCGCAAAATCATCCTCAAAAGTGAAATGGGCGATACACTTTTGTCTCAAATTTGTTAATCTAATGTAAATATCTCATAAAAGTTAACAGTTAACCATTAACCGTTAACCGTTAACCGTTAACCGTTAACCGTTAACCGTTAACTATTAACTATCACCATCTACCAATTAAACACTAACCGTGACTTCCCAAATACAAACTGAAGCGCCCGCAGACAACCCTGAAATCGGGCAAGTCAATCGCCAAATGCTAGTAATTCTAGACTTTGGTTCGCAATATTCAGAGCTAATTGCTCGTCGCATCCGCGAAACTCAAGTTTATTCAGAAGTAATATCTTACCGCACTACAGCAGAGCAGTTAGCTACTCTCAATCCTAAAGGAATTATCCTTTCTGGTGGCCCTAGTTCTGTTTATGACGAAGGGGCTCCCCACTGCGATCCAGAAATCTGGAATTTGGGCATCCCAGTTTTAGGTGTTTGCTACGGAATGCAGTTAATGGTAAAGCAATTAGGTGGGAAAGTTGAACGGGCCAAACGAGCAGAATATGGCAAGGCTTCGCTATCAATTAACGATCCTACAGACTTGCTGACTAATGTGGAAGATGGCGCAACAATGTGGATGAGTCACGGCGATAGTTGCGTTGAATTACCCGCAGGGTTTGAAGTGCTCGCTCATACGGATAATACTCCTAGTGCTGCGATCGCGAATTACGATAAAAAGCTTTATGGCGTTCAGTTTCACCCAGAAGTAGTTCACTCCATTGGCGGTTTAGCTTTAATTCGCAATTTTGTCTACCATATTTGCGACTGCGAACCGACTTGGACAACAGAAGCTTTTGTCGAGGAATCAATTCGCGAAATCCGTGCCAGAGTTGGAGACAAACGGGTTTTGCTGGCTTTATCTGGCGGCGTGGATTCTTCCACTTTAGCCTTCTTGCTGCATAAAGCGATCGGCGCTCAATTGACTTGTATGTTTATCGATCAGGGTTTCATGCGAAAGTATGAGCCAGAAAGGTTAGTAAAGTTATTTCACGAACAGTTCCACATCGACGTGCAGTATGTAAATGCGCGCGATCGCTTCCTTGCTAAAATTGCAGGTGTTACCGATCCAGAAGTGAAACGCAAGCACATCGGCCACGAATTTATCCAAGTATTTGAAGAAGAATCTAAGCGTCTGGGCCCCTTCGATTATCTCGCTCAAGGTACTCTTTATCCAGATGTAATTGAATCTGCTGATACTAACGTAGATCCAAAAACAGGAGAGCGAGTTGCTGTTAAGATTAAGAGCCATCATAACGTCGGTGGTTTACCTAAAGATTTGCGGTTTAAGCTAATTGAACCTTTGCGAAAACTATTCAAAGATGAAGTCCGAAAACTCGGTCGTTCGATTGGATTACCAGAAGAAATTGTCAATCGCCATCCTTTCCCCGGCCCTGGTTTAGCAATTCGCATTTTAGGAGAAGTGACAGCAGAACGTTTAAATATTTTGCGAGATGCTGATTTCATCGTCCGCCAGGAGATTAATCGCCAGGGAATGTATAGCGAACTTTGGCAAGCTTTTGCGGTTTTATTACCAGTCCGCAGTGTTGGCGTTATGGGGGATCAACGCACTTATGCTTACCCAATTGTTTTGCGTTTAGTGAAGAGTGAAGATGGGATGACTGCTGATTGGGCACGAGTACCTTACGATTTTCTGGAAACTGTCTCAAATCGAATTGTTAATGAGGTTAAAGGAGTTAACCGCGTGGTTTATGATATTACTTCTAAGCCGCCTGGAACTATTGAATGGGAGTAATTGTTAGTTGTTAGTTGTTAGTTGTTAGTTGTTAGTTGTTAGTTGTTGGTTGTTGGTTGTTAGTTGTTAGTTGTTAGTTGTTGGTTGTTAGTTGTTAGTTGTTAGTTGTTGGTTGTTAGTTGTTAGTTGTTAGTTGTTGGTTGTTAGTTGTTAGTTGTTGGTTGTTAGTTGTTGGTTATTAGTTGTTGGTTATTAGTTGTTAGTTGTTGGTTGTTATATCAATTCTGGCACAGCCGGAATTGATATACTGGCTGACAGAATGTCAAAAGGGTTAAAATATAGGTAAAGGAGCGGTAAAAGTAATAATGAAACGGGAAGATGTATTAGCAATTTTAGCCGCCCACAAGGATAACTTAAAAGGTTTGGGGGTAAAGTCTTTAGATTTGTTTGGTTCAGTGGCGCGGGATGAAGCGCGACCCGATAGTGATGTAGACTTTTTAGTGGAGTTTACTCAACCAGGCGGGCTATTTCAACTATTTAGGGTACAGCACTATTTAGAAGATATATTGGGATGCGCCATTGACTTAGGAACAGAGGATGCTTTGAGGGAACATTTGCGGGAACCTATTCTCAAGGAGGCGATCCGTGCCCTCTAGAGAATGGCCTTTACGAATTCAGGATATTTTGGATGCGATCGCTCGTATTCAAGGAGTTATTACTGGAATAAATTTTACGGAATTTGAGAGCATAGAAGAACTGATTTTGCAAGGGATTCTTTACAACTTTATCATTATTGGTGAAGCTTCTGTTAATGTCAATGATGAAATTAAGTCTCGTTATCCGCAGATTCCTTGGCGTTTAATGGGTGACATGAGAAATGTGATGGCTCACGAGTATTTTCAAGTCAATTTAGATCGGCTTTGGAGAACTATCTCTGAGGATCTACCTCCTCTAGTACCGTTATTAGAGGAATTATTGGCACAGGAAATGAGGGGAGATTAGTATTTTTTTGGATGAGTTTAGTAGGAAATCGCGCAGTCTAATCAAGTAGTAATTACAGGATTCTCTCAATTGGATTCAATTCTGGTCAAGCAAAGCATTGTCACGAGTCTTTTGAGAAGAATTTGACGGAGTTGCAAAAAACACAAGGTTGGATTGCTAGATTGCGGACTGTTAATTCTTGGGATGAAGTGCCGGTTAATTCTTTGAAGTTGGATTGAATTTAAGGTAAATATAGCTGGCTATTTGATGCTAATTGAACGGACGATCTGGTATTGTCCGTGCTTTGTGGTTTTTTGTGGCTGTGGCATAATATATTTATAGTCAGGATGGATGATGGCGAGATGAGTACACAAAAGGAAGAAGAAGCTTATAGGTTATTGATTCAAGGGATTAACCTTTATCGAAAAAGCCGGTTTCGAGAGGCCTTGGCATCTTGGGAACAGGCATTAACAATTTATCGAGAAATCGGATATCGCCAGGGAGAGGCGGCTTCCCTCGGAAATCTGGGAATTGCCTATCAATCATTAGGGCAATTCCAGTTAGCTATAGACTACCACCAGCAGTTATTAGTGATTGTCAGAGAAATCGGATATCGCCAGGGAGAGGCAGCTTCCCTCGGAAATCTGGGAATTGCCTACCAATCATTAGGGCAATTCCATAATGCCATAGACTACCACCAGCAAAATTTAGCAATTGCCAGAGAAATAGAATATCGTCGAGGAGAGGCAATTTCCCTGAGAAATCAGGGACTTGCCTACCAATCATTAGGGCAATTCCAGTTAGCTATAGACTACTATCAGCAGTCTTTAGCCATTAATAGGGAAATCGGATATCGTCAGGAAGAGACCGCTTCCCTGGGAAATCTGGGAAATGCCTACCATTCATTAGGGCAATACCAGTTAGCTATAGACTACCACCAGCAGTCTTTAGCCATTGCCAGGGAAATCGGATATTGCCAGGGAGAGACCGCTTCCCTGGGAAATCTGGGAAATGCCTACCATTCATTAGGGCAATACCAGTTAGCTATAGACTACCACCAGCAGTCTTTAGCCATTGTGAAGGAAATCGGAGATCGCCAGGGAGAGACAACTTCCCTGGGAAATCTGGGAAATGCCTACCAATCATTAGGGCAATTCCAGAAAGCGATTGACTACCAGCAGCAGTCTTTAGCCATTAAGAAGGAAATCGGAGATCGCCAAGGAGAGGCAAATTCTTTGGGAAATCAGGGACTTGCCTACCAATCATTAGGGCAATACCAGTTAGCTATAGACTACCACCAGCATTCTTTAGCCATTAAGAGGGAAATCGGAGATCGCCAGGGAGAGGCAATTTCTCTGGGAAATCTGGGAATTGCCTATAAATCATTAGGGCAATACCAGTTAGCTATAGACTACCACCAGCATTCTTTAGCCATTGCCAGGGAAATAGGAGATCGCGAGGGAGAGGCAACTTCCCTGAATAATCTCGGCGTAACTCTGCAAAGAATCAATCAATTCCCAGAAGCCGAAGAAATCCTACGACAAGCTATCATAACTTGGGAAGAATTACGAACCAATTTAAGAGATGATAGTGATATAGTCTCAATTTTTGAAACCCAGCGATCTTCCTATCGGCTAATGCAAGAAGTGTTAGTTGCCCAAGATAAACTTACCGAAGCTTTAGAATTTTCCGAAAGGGGGCGCACTCGTGCTTTTATCGAGTTACTGAGACGGCAAACCTCAGAACCAGAAAAGGGAGAAAAAGCTGAGGAAATTACAGATTATCTAACAATTTCTGATATCCAGCAAGTTGCCCAAAATCAAAACGCCACCCTCGTTGAATATTCAATAGTTACTGAAGGCATTTATATCTGGGTAATTCAGCCCACAGGAAACATTGAATTTCGCCGCGCCAACTTAACCCCCTTAGAATCTCGCCAGAAATCTCTCAACGATCTCCAAGAAATCATCCTCAAAGCGCGGGTTTCCATTGGTGTCGATGAAAAAGACAGCAATCAAAACAGAATTGAAATAGAAACCGACGACAAAAGAGACACACAATCCAACTTTCCCCTATTGCAATTACTCCATGAAATCCTGATCGCACCCATAGCCGACTTGTTACCCAGAGATCCCGAATCCCCCGTGATTTTCATCCCCCATTATGCCCTATTTTTAGTACCCTTTGCCGCCTTACAAAACCCCCAAGGACGCTATTTCATCGAAGATTATACACCCCTAATCGCCCCATCCATCGAAGTCTTAAAACACACCCACGCGCAAGATCGGCAAAGGCGAGAAACCCGGCAAAAAGCCCTAGTAGTAGCTGAACCAACCTTACACCAAAACTTCCAAGCAGATCCTTATAAACTGCGTCCCTATCCATTTATGGAAGCAGCAGCCGAAAGCATCGCCACCATCTTAGAAACCACCGCCATCACGGGAGACAAAGCCACCAAAGTTGCCGTCATCAACGGAATGCTAGAAACGCGCATCGTCCACATTTTCGCCCACGGACTTTTAGACGAATATAAACCCGATGAAATTGCTAAAGGGCGGATTCCCGGCACAATTGTTTTAGCCCCTGCCGATGGTGATGATGGGGCGTTAAATGCCGCTGAAATTATTGATAAAGAACTCAATTGTGAGATAGTAGTATTGAGTGCCTGTAGCACCGGCAAAGGCACAATTACCGGCGATGGAATTATTGGGTTATCGCGCTGTTTTATTCTCGCAGGAGTTCCCAGTTTAATCGTTTCCCTGTGGAATATTGGCGCACCGGCCGCTAAGGTTTTGATGACTCAATTTTATCAGAATTTAGCTAATGGGGAAAATCGCGGGGCGGCCTTGCGCCATGCTATGTTGGGGACGAAAAAAAATGATGAATATTCCAGTCCTTCCGATTGGGCGGGCTTTACCCTGATTGGCGAAACCTCAAGTTTAAAATTAGAAATTATCACCATAGAGGAGATTTTTAACATTATGTCAATTCCTGAAAATGCGACACCAGAAGAAGTTATTGAAGGATTTTATAAAGCTTTAGAAACCAATCATCCTCGCTTGTTTGCAGAACACAAAGACGCACTTACTGAATTATATTCTCGTCCCGGTGAAACAGCAGAAGAACTTGCCGAAAGGTTTAAATTATGGTGTAAATCTCGTCCTAAAATAGAGGAGGCTGTTGCTAATAAAATCTGTACGGCGGCGGCTAGAGGAACCAGTAGCAATCCTTCAGATCAAGTTGTGAGAGAATCAGATGAAAGGTTAAAAGAAAATCAGGAAAGGTCGAGTTTACCTCCGAAATCACCAGCGGATACTAACCCAAATCAGTAGGGACTTAGGCCTTACCCAAGGCGTGTCAACTTAAACTGAAACCCGCCAGGGGTTAAAACCCCTGTCTAATAGTTTAAGTCCTCTGAAGAGGACTAATTAATTTAAAATTCTTCTTAGTCCTCTTCAGAGGACTTGATCTTTGAGACAGGGGTTTTAACCCCTGTCGGACTATCGGAAAAATAATGACTCAAGAACTACAACTTAAAAATCCTAGCATTACCCTCTACACTTTTCAATTACGCAATGATGCGGACAAAGAAGCGGGAAAATTAGCAGATAATGCCTTGAATTTGTGGACAAACTTGGACGAAGTTGTGGGAAAATTTGGGGTTGACGATCTTAAATCTTTTATCCCTTTATTGATAAATCCCGAAGAGGAAAATCCTTCTTTTCAAAGATTGCTTAAAGAAGAAACCATTAAATTTAATAAAAAAGATAATGGCTTAGAATTAACCATTTATCCAGTTCGGTTTCACGATACCTATAGCGCAGATTTAACTGTTTTTTATCCTAACCAAATTTTGCCAGTTAGTGAATTAGGAAAACTCAATATTGAAGGATGTCTTTTACCCGAATTTATTCGGCCTTCTACTGGGCAAACGTTATTATTTTACGCGGAAACAATAGACGATATTTCTTGTAATAAAGAACTAGCTAAACAATGCTTTCAATATTTACTACAAAATCAAATTCAACCTCAACCCGAACAGATTAAAAAGGGAGTTTTGTTTGGTAGTCCCATTTACGAGTATGATAACGGAGAACTTGACCCTACAAAAAGACATCATATTTTAGTATGGCTTAACTGTAATCCTAAGACTGTCGAAGCTCTTACTACAGATTTTAATCCTTATTTTCATCGCTTACTATTATACCGTCACAAGATTTTATTTTCTTATTACCGTTCTCGATCTTGGTATCAACACGGCAAAGCAATTGCTGCTAAACTTGATGCAAAACAAAGCGAATTTAAGGCAATTGATAATCAAAATGATGCAGTTGCAAGGCTGGAAGCATTAAAGAAATTACTTGCAGAAGTTAGAATATTAGGGTTTGACTATAGCCGATGTTTGCGGGATATTAGCGAATGTATCAATACTATCACTACTAACACGGAAAACTATGTTCAAATTTTAGCAACTATTCAAGATTTACAATTTCAATCGGATAAGTTACAGTTTTTAGATAAATTCGCTGAGGTAAGTAAAAATAAATATCAGGAACAAATCAAGGTAGACTTAAATTACTTGATTGCTAGTCAGAATTTATTTCAAGAAATGATTGCTAATATCCGAGGAATGGTAGAGATTGAACAAATAGAAGCGGACAGAAAAAGCAGTGAACAAGATACTATTAGCAGTCGCAACTTAAATATTACCATTGGAGTTGTTGGCGGAGGAATGGCAGCCGCCGGTATTGTTGCTACCAGCTATGGGTTGATAAAACCTGAACTACCTTTGTTAATGCCTTGGGATAAAAATGCTGGCAGTATACATCCTTTTACACAATCAGTTTTTTGGAGTTTATTAATTGGTTTTATCCCAGTTTTGGTATGGGCGTTGATATGGTTAAAAAATTCTCGCAAAGATAAATAATTCCGGTAGGGGCGGGTTCGCCAAAATATTGTAATAAAAACGATAAATCTATAAAACCCGCCCCGGATTAATCGTGGGGTGGGGGCGGGTTTTTGAGTCTTTACGCTACGCTTTTAGCTATTGGCGAACCCGCCCCTACAGGTCTTTGAAAATGATATAATATGTGAAATTAATTAAACATAAATCCGGTAGGGGCGGGTTCGCCAAAATATTGTAATAAAAACGATAAATTCACAAAACCCGCCCCGGATTAATCGTGGGGTGGGGGCGGGTTTTTTAGTCTTTCCGCTACGCTTTTAGCTATTGGCGAACCCGCCCCTACAGGTCTTTAAAAATGATATAATACGTGAAATTAATTAAACATAAATCCACAACACACCATATCAAAACTCACTCAGGAAACTTCCCCTCTCTAACTTCCATTGCATAATTCTGCACGGCCTCAGTAATAGTTTCCCGCAAATTAGTATAGGCCTTCGCAAACGGAGGCAACCGCACAGAAAGCCCCAACAAATCATTAATTACCAAAACTTGACCGTCACAATCAGGCCCCGCCCCAATGCCAATAGTAGGAATTACTAACTTTTGACTAATTTGAGCCGCTAAATCCGCCGGAATATGCTCTAATACGATCGCAAAAGCCCCCGCGTCTTGAAGCGCGATCGCTTCCCCTAAAATTCTCTCACTCGCCTCAGCCGTTTTCCCCTGTTTCCGATAACCCAGTTGGTGTACCGACTGCGGAGTTAAACCAACGTGGCCCATAACGGGTATTCCTGCTAATGTTAGCTGAGAAACTGTTTGCGCGATCGCCGGGTTTCCCCCCTCTAACTTTATCGCTTGCGCCCCCGTTTCTTTCAACACCCTCCCCGCTGAGTGCATCGCTTGTTGCGGACTTTCTTGATAACTTAAAAAAGGCAAATCCACCACAACTAACGCTTCCTTAACTCCGCGACGAACCGCTTTCGCGTGATGGATCATTTCATCGAGAGTTACTGGCAGAGTTGTTTCATAGCCTAATGCTACCATTGCCAGAGAATCGCCTACTAAAATAATATCAACACCTGCTCGATCTAAGAGTTCAGCAATAGCGAAATCGTAGGCCGTCAAAACTACAATTTGACGACCTTGCTGTTTAGATTGAATTAATTGGTTAATAGTGACTGGCATTAACTTACTAAATAGGGGCTAGGGGCTAGGGGCTAGGGGCTAGGGGAAGAAGAAGAAGAAGAAGGGGAAGAAGGGAATAGAATCAAGGGTGGAAGTAATGAGCAAGTGTCCTAACCGACGAAAGCGATTGCTATAATAGGGAGTTGTTGGCATAAATTTACACTCTGATATAGCTTTGTTTTCCCTCTGCGGGCAATATCCTCAGCACTTGATTTTTCAAGTCTGGTTCTAAGCCTAAATCTTCTAAGGGAATTTGACCGAGTAAAGGTTCTTGACCTGCGGGAAGTTCCACACAATTATATAACCCTTGTCGCCCTGCGACGGAAAGAGTGATATCCTTAAAAACGCGAAACATCCTGTTGCCAATTACTGTCTCCCCTTGAATTTCTCCAGTCATAGGCAAACCCAAATCACTAATAATATCTGCTGGCAAACACAGTCTAGTCGCTCCTGTATCCACTAAAACGTTATCGAGAGTAATAGAGCGGATTTGCTCTAGAGCAATAAACCCTCTTTCTGCTAAAATCTCGTCTATATGGTTAGTAACGGTGATGGTGGTTGTAACTCTGCCCATTTTTATTTCCTAGTTTTTATGGGGATACGATCTTATCTATAGCATTTTTTAATTGAGTATGTGCTGCTCTTAATTAACAGTTAACAGTTAACAGTTAACAATTAACAATTAACAATTAACAATCTAGCGCCATCCCAACCACCGCAATAAAGGAACAATTAAATAATGACTCGCGCCCAAACACAATCCGATCGCACTTCCCATTAAGCCAAAAAAGGCTATGCTTCCCCAAAATTGTAACCAATTGGGTTGAGAATGAGCCAGTAAAAGGAAGCGCAAGAAACTATCAGGGAAAAAATTAAAGGTTTTGAAGCTAGCAAACACAGCAAAAGGTGCGATCGCGGCCACGAAAGTGTGTACCCCATGATGGCTACGCAAACCCATTCCCAAGGTCAGAGATGCGATCGCCATCGCCCCTACTAACATCATCTCATCTATCCCACTCGCCCAACACAACCCCCCCAATCCATAGCCCAGCATTCCCGTCAAACCGGCCATCCAATACCGGCGACGCTGGCGAAATCCTCCCGCATCCGTCAAACCGAAAGCAGTTCCCAAACCAGCACATCCAAACAGCAACACCTCTACCCCGACATTGAAGGTAAGATCGGGTACGAGCTCGTGCAATCCCTGATTAAGCAAACTCGCCAACTGTGGGCCAAAAGGCGACCAATAAGCCAAAATCAAGCCACCGATCGCCCCTACACTTCCACCCAGTCCGCCCAGTACCATTTCCCAAGCAGTATCTAGAGAGGCTACCACTGTCTGCGCGATCGCGCTGAACAGTAAAACAGTTAAACTTCCAATCCCTTCAGCTACCGTCCCCAACACTTCCCAGGAAAAATTGAGCACGCCTTGACCTACAGCAACGATCGAAGTCTGCGAATTCTGGCTTAAAGAAATTTTAGCGAGGCGATCGCGAATTTGATCCGCATTTACCGGACGTTCCCGCGCCTGCGATCGCACCATATCATCCAATAAATTAGCCAAACTCTGACTATGAGGCGCAATATGTCGCCATCGCAACTCGCCAGTTAAAGGATCTTCAAGATCCGCCGGATATTTACCAGTTAATAAGTTAATGCAAGTCCGGCCCAAAGCATAGAAATCCGCAGCAGGCCCAACCGCACCCCCGACAATTTGTTCTGGAGGACTGTAACCTGGAGAAATTAGTCGCGTCGAACTCAAACTCCCTTTATTAACTGCATCCACCCCTACCTGTTTCGCCCCCCCAAAATCAATCATCACCAATTGCCCAGTTTCCTCCCTGAGCATTAAATTAGAAGGCTTAATGTCTCGGTGAATAATATTGCGATCGTGCAACTCCTGCAAAATCTCCACTGCTTGAGTTAGCCAACTAAATACCCACGCCTCTGGACACCCTTGAGGGCGATCGTCGAGAATATCCTGTAAAGTTTTGCCGTGAATTTTTTCCATCAACAGACAAGGGAGGCGGCGTTGCGAGTAATTCCCTTGATTTGAGACAATTCGGAGTTCTAAGTGAAAATAACAGTCAGGCTCGATTCTGGGTATCCCTGGATGGCGTAAACTCGCTAACATCCACGCTTCTTGCTCGAACAATTCTAAAGCTTTGGGGGAATTTTCGAGCAGGACTTTGAGTACTCGTTCTGTCTGACTCTGCAAGTCCCAGACAGTGTAAATCGCTGCAAAACCCCCAATTCCGAGGCGTTGTAAAGGAATATAGCGATTTAGCAGCCGCAGGGGAGCTCCGCAACTCTGACAAAAATTATTACCCCAAGTCTGAGGATAAGGCCTTGGGCAATCGGGGTTAATGCAGTGGGCGGTGGTAAGAATAGGCTGAGGCACAACCAATTTGGTAGGGTCTGAATATCCTTATTATGTGTCAAAGAGGTGAGATCGTTGATTTAATCTGTTCCCACCGTTTAATGTGATTGGCGAACCCGTCCTTACAGGCTTTCTCGTTTTCTCGTTCCCAGTTAGAGCCTGGGAATGCGTAGCTGAAGGCTCGGCTTTCAAATAATATCACAATTAGGAAAACAAATCATGTCTCAAAATACTAACAAAAGAACAAGTCCACCGCCCATTGTTTTTATTATTCTCTTTTGCTTAATTGGGTTTGGTGCATACAAGTTTCTTCCTAGTTTATTCAAGGGGAAAAGTTCACAGCCATCGGGAGCGATCGCCAATCGTGCAAGTTTAGGAAATCAGATATTACTAACATCGCAAACCACAGCCGAAAAGCAAGCAGGTATTACAGCTTTTGCTAAAGGAGATTACCAAGAAGCTGTCCAAAAATTTCAGGCGGCGCTGCAACAAAATCGTAATGACCCGGAAACTGTTATCTATTTGAATAATGCCAGAGCTAGCAATGGTTCTTCCTTAAAAATTGCTGTCAGCGTTCCCATTGGTAGCAATCCGAATGTTGCCCAAGAAATCCTCCGAGGTGTGGCCCAAGCTCAGGATCAAATCAATACTAGCGGTGGCATCAATGGCGCACAACTGCAAGTAGAGATTGTCAATGATGACAACAATTCAGAGGTGGTCAAAGAAGTTGCAAAATCATTAACACAGGATGCAAAGATACTAGCAGTAATTGG from Kamptonema formosum PCC 6407 includes the following:
- a CDS encoding serine/threonine protein kinase, giving the protein MPQPILTTAHCINPDCPRPYPQTWGNNFCQSCGAPLRLLNRYIPLQRLGIGGFAAIYTVWDLQSQTERVLKVLLENSPKALELFEQEAWMLASLRHPGIPRIEPDCYFHLELRIVSNQGNYSQRRLPCLLMEKIHGKTLQDILDDRPQGCPEAWVFSWLTQAVEILQELHDRNIIHRDIKPSNLMLREETGQLVMIDFGGAKQVGVDAVNKGSLSSTRLISPGYSPPEQIVGGAVGPAADFYALGRTCINLLTGKYPADLEDPLTGELRWRHIAPHSQSLANLLDDMVRSQARERPVNADQIRDRLAKISLSQNSQTSIVAVGQGVLNFSWEVLGTVAEGIGSLTVLLFSAIAQTVVASLDTAWEMVLGGLGGSVGAIGGLILAYWSPFGPQLASLLNQGLHELVPDLTFNVGVEVLLFGCAGLGTAFGLTDAGGFRQRRRYWMAGLTGMLGYGLGGLCWASGIDEMMLVGAMAIASLTLGMGLRSHHGVHTFVAAIAPFAVFASFKTFNFFPDSFLRFLLLAHSQPNWLQFWGSIAFFGLMGSAIGLCLGASHYLIVPLLRWLGWR
- the panB gene encoding 3-methyl-2-oxobutanoate hydroxymethyltransferase, with the protein product MPVTINQLIQSKQQGRQIVVLTAYDFAIAELLDRAGVDIILVGDSLAMVALGYETTLPVTLDEMIHHAKAVRRGVKEALVVVDLPFLSYQESPQQAMHSAGRVLKETGAQAIKLEGGNPAIAQTVSQLTLAGIPVMGHVGLTPQSVHQLGYRKQGKTAEASERILGEAIALQDAGAFAIVLEHIPADLAAQISQKLVIPTIGIGAGPDCDGQVLVINDLLGLSVRLPPFAKAYTNLRETITEAVQNYAMEVREGKFPE
- a CDS encoding pepsin/retropepsin-like aspartic protease family protein; translated protein: MGRVTTTITVTNHIDEILAERGFIALEQIRSITLDNVLVDTGATRLCLPADIISDLGLPMTGEIQGETVIGNRMFRVFKDITLSVAGRQGLYNCVELPAGQEPLLGQIPLEDLGLEPDLKNQVLRILPAEGKQSYIRV